One window from the genome of Streptomyces sp. NBC_00287 encodes:
- a CDS encoding transposase, protein MAGKRRKFNAEFRAGAIRIVTETGEPITQVARGLGINETTLASWVSRAHSAAGGKPPPEFERIRSRLSVSRFAPSR, encoded by the coding sequence ATGGCGGGCAAGAGACGGAAGTTTAACGCGGAGTTCCGTGCGGGAGCTATTCGGATCGTGACCGAGACCGGCGAGCCGATTACGCAGGTGGCGAGGGGCCTCGGGATCAACGAGACCACGCTGGCCAGTTGGGTGTCCCGGGCCCACAGCGCGGCCGGCGGGAAACCGCCCCCTGAGTTCGAACGGATCAGATCTCGCCTGTCGGTCAGCCGTTTTGCACCATCCCGATGA